One Astyanax mexicanus isolate ESR-SI-001 chromosome 3, AstMex3_surface, whole genome shotgun sequence genomic region harbors:
- the nr5a5 gene encoding nuclear receptor subfamily 5, group A, member 5, protein MNLPGYHSDNPHATVLHPAGYTQDLPGQDGPSTSVELKADPDVRPEQEEACPVCGDRVSGYHYGLLTCESCKGFFKRSVQNNKRYTCAERQSCPMDPAQRKRCPYCRFQKCLAVGMKREAVRADRMRGGRNKFGPLYRRDRQLKQQRGVFHQVSAAHYRVKLEGSQEPLPTGSHDFHLLPGTYPAALDPFNQSQPGVVPPELPVVLDCSLARDRALAAPGLPYSGLYHPGFHGFPHEKREMAFSYSPVSVSPPIPSGSHPHTSPVLSTPSTHTPTTPTHIPTPTLTSDPSVTRACFLSELLQGEPDESQVSARVVASLRREQASRGKHDCLNTFSIMCKMADQTLFGLVEWARNCALFKELKVEDQMVLLQSCWSELLVLDHLYRQVAYGKDGSVYLVTGQQIEVSTVLSQAGPTLSSLVSRAQDLVSKLRALQLDRQEFVCLKYLVLFNPDVKSVQDRQQVERTQERVNRALMGHTLQSYPGQSDKFGQLLLRLPEVRSISLQVEEYLYQRHLLGDLPCNSLLTEMLHAKHT, encoded by the exons CAGTGGAGCTGAAGGCAGACCCAGACGTTCGTCCAGAGCAGGAGGAGGCCTGTCCGGTGTGTGGAGATCGAGTGTCAGGATATCATTATGGGTTGCTGACCTGTGAGAGCTGCAAG GGCTTCTTTAAACGCTCTGTTCAGAATAATAAGCGCTACACCTGTGCTGAGAGACAGAGCTGCCCTATGGATCCGGCACAGAGGAAGAGGTGCCCCTACTGCCGCTTTCAAAAGTGCCTGGCTGTGGGCATGAAGAGAGAAG CTGTGCGGGCGGACCGAATGCGAGGGGGACGCAACAAATTCGGACCCCTGTATCGTCGGGACAGGCAGCTGAAGCAGCAGCGAGGGGTCTTCCACCAGGTCAGTGCTGCCCACTACAGAGTAAAGCTAGAAGGATCACAAGAGCCTTTACCAACTGGATCACATGACTTTCACCTGCTACCCGGCACTTACCCAGCCGCCCTCGACCCCTTCAACCAGTCCCAGCCCGGAGTCGTCCCCCCCGAGCTCCCGGTGGTGCTGGACTGCAGCCTGGCCAGAGACAGAGCCCTGGCCGCTCCAGGCCTCCCCTACAGCGGACTCTACCACCCCGGCTTCCACGGTTTCCCTCACGAGAAAAGAGAAATGGCTTTCAGCTACAGTCCTGTCTCCGTATCGCCCCCAATCCCGAGCGGATCACACCCCCACACCTCACCTGTCCTCTCAACACCTTCCACACACACGCCAACAACACCCACGCATATTCCCACTCCCACGCTGACCTCTGACCCCTCGGTGACCCGCGCATGCTTCCTGAGCGAGCTGCTGCAGGGCGAGCCGGACGAGTCGCAGGTCAGCGCGCGGGTGGTGGCCAGTCTGCGGAGGGAGCAGGCCAGCCGCGGGAAACACGACTGCCTCAACACCTTCAGCATCATGTGCAAGATGGCCGACCAGACGCTCTTCGGGCTGGTGGAGTGGGCCCGCAACTGCGCCCTGTTTAAAGAGCTTAAG GTGGAGGATCAGATGGTGTTGCTGCAGAGCTGCTGGAGTGAGCTGCTGGTCCTGGATCACCTGTACAGACAGGTGGCTTATGGGAAAGACGGCAGCGTCTACCTGGTTACTGGACAACAG ATTGAGGTGTCAACTGTGCTTTCCCAGGCTGGACCGACACTTAGCAGTCTGGTCTCCAGAGCACAAGATCTGGTGTCGAAGCTCAGAGCTCTTCAGCTGGACCGGCAGGAGTTTGTTTGCCTCAAGTACCTCGTTCTCTTCAACCCAG ATGTGAAGTCAGTGCAGGACCGGCAGCAGGTGGAGCGCACGCAGGAACGTGTGAACAGAGCACTTATGGGACATACTCTCCAGAGTTACCCCGGTCAGTCGGACAAGTTCGGCCAGCTGCTGCTCCGGCTGCCCGAAGTGCGCAGCATCAGCCTGCAGGTGGAGGAGTACCTGTATCAGCGCCACCTGCTGGGAGACCTGCCCTGCAACTCGCTGCTCACAGAAATGCTGCACGCCAAACACacctga